The Thermomicrobiales bacterium DNA segment GACCGGAAACTCCTCGCCGTAGGTCGACGTTGCCGCGACGTCCTGGGGGTCAGTGGGATTCGCAACGAAAGAATGCACGAAGTAGAAATAGCCCTCATCGATGCCGTCGTCGGGATTTCCGGTCGACACCTGATTCCAGCCAATGTGCGGCAGTTTGGCAGCGCCCTCGATCTGCCGTACGTTCCCGTGCAAGAATCCGAACCCCTGAATATCGCCTTCCTGTTGATGCTCGAAAAGCACCTGCATACCGACGCAAATACCCAGAAAGGGCTTTCCCGATTCCACCGATTCCTGAATGGCGGGGGTCAATCCGCGCCGCTCGATCTCACCAATCGCATGGCCAGCGTGGCCAACTCCCGGCAGCACGACCGCGTCTGCCTTGCGGACGACGTCCGGGTCACTGGTGATCACCGTTTCCGCGCCGTTGGTCTCGAGCGCGCGGCGAATCGAGCGGAGGTTGCCTGCGCCGTAGTCGATGATCGCGATCATGCCAGCATGCCTTTGGTCGATGGAATGGCGGACGTATCACGTGTGATGCGTGTAGCCATGCGCAGCGCGACCGCAGCTGCCTTGAAAATCGCCTCTGCCGCATGATGCGCGTTTCGCGCGCGAATGAGATCGATGTGCACAGTCAAGCCACCGTTGACCGCGACGGCACGCCAGAACTCCTCCACCAGGCTGGCCGCGAAGTCGGCTCCGATCACCGGTTCCGGCATGCATGCCACGAACTCGAGATACGGACGCCCGGAAAAGTCAACGACGAAACGGGCAAGCGACTCGTCCAGCGGGGCGTATGCGTAGCCGTAGCGCGCTATGCCGGCGCGGTCGCCAATGGCGACCTTGAGG contains these protein-coding regions:
- the hisH gene encoding imidazole glycerol phosphate synthase subunit HisH → MIAIIDYGAGNLRSIRRALETNGAETVITSDPDVVRKADAVVLPGVGHAGHAIGEIERRGLTPAIQESVESGKPFLGICVGMQVLFEHQQEGDIQGFGFLHGNVRQIEGAAKLPHIGWNQVSTGNPDDGIDEGYFYFVHSFVANPTDPQDVAATSTYGEEFPVVVKRGNVWGTQFHPEKSGPAGIDFLATWVSEVDKSTKERWAAGE
- the hisB gene encoding imidazoleglycerol-phosphate dehydratase HisB gives rise to the protein MSASVERIRRATIERETGETSIRLSLDLDGAGSSSMKTGVLFLDHMLDALCRHSGFDLSGTCTGDAAMDPHHSVEDVGIALGQALKVAIGDRAGIARYGYAYAPLDESLARFVVDFSGRPYLEFVACMPEPVIGADFAASLVEEFWRAVAVNGGLTVHIDLIRARNAHHAAEAIFKAAAVALRMATRITRDTSAIPSTKGMLA